Below is a window of Picosynechococcus sp. PCC 7002 DNA.
AAATCCGTAAGATGCAGCACGAACTGATTGAGCATTACCGTCTGCAATCATCGAGCTTTGGGGAAGAACCAAACCGTCGCCTGCGGATTTTCCCTGCTTAATTCACCTCTAACGTCGAAGAAGTACTTCTGCCGAAGGTTTCGGCGTTGTATTGCAGTGACACTTCAGCCCCAGGATAGTCAAAGCTGCCGGGGGTGATCGCCCGCACGAGATAGTGCAGGTTATATACGCCCGCATTCAGGCGATCGCCGTAGGCAACGACTTTATCTTTATAGACTTTTTGGTAGCTGAGTTGCCATGCGTCCTGTTGGGGTTGGTAATAGGTGGTGGCGGTTTGAAAATCAGTGTCAATCGCTTCAAAGCCGGCGGGGAGGGGATCGCTAATCAACACATGATTGACGGGGTGATCGGTGATTACTTCTAAACCAATGTCAAAGACTTGTCCGGCTTCGACGCTAAAGGGTTCTTTTAGATCGTACAACCCATATTTACGGGCGACTTCGGTTTGGTTAGCGGGGCGGATATAGCGGGTAATGCGCAATCCGTTTAGTTTGCCGGGTTGGCTGCCTGGGAGACGATAGTTAAATTCACTCAGGTAATGGAGTTTGCCGTCGCCGTCTTTTTGGATAATCAGATCCCTATTGCCTTTGGGGAGATCCTGCATCGGCACATCGACGGTGGCACTGGGATTTTCGTAGCCTTGGAAATTAAATTCACCCAATTGTTTACGGTCAAGCTTGATAGCGCCACTCAAACTGGGCGGAATCGATTCCGTTGCGCTATAGGCAGTTAAGGCGGTGAGGGCTTGGGCATTGTCATAACTGGTTTGCCATGTGCCATCGCGCCGTTGATCGAGCAACCCTTGTAAGACTTGGCTAAGGGTAGCGGGGGTTTGTTTGATCTCGGCAAATAGGCGGAGGGCTTGGGATTGGGCGGTGGTGTTGGAGTGATACCAAAACCAGCGTTGGGGCAAATTAATCTGGGCGGTGCGTCCGGTTTGATAAATTAACTCGTTGATTTCATCAGCTAACTCCTGAGCTTGGATTTGCCAATCGAGCAGTTGGGAAAGATGGCGGGCTAATTTAATTTTGCCGACGGTATCAAACTCCTCGCGGGCATCGTACAGGGTTGCCGCAAAGTCGCCCCGCACATCCCCCAGTTGATCGAGGGCTAAGAGGGTTTCGAGGCGGACGGTATTTTTACAATTTGTCGTGCTGCATTCGCTAAATTGGCTAGGGTTGGCGAGGGTTTGGTCGAGATATTTTTTCAGTTTGCTCACCAAATTTTCATCAATGCTCAATCCGGTTTGTTGGGCGAGGGCGATCGCCTCGGCGGCGTAGGGGGTGACGTAGGGATCGGAGGTGTCGTCTCCGGGGAAGGTCGCAAATCCGCCACTGGCAAGTTGCAATTGGCTGAGATGGGTGAGGGCTTGGCTCGCTTCGGCTTGGATATCAAAATTCTCGGAGGCTTGACTATACCGCTGTTTGAGGATTTCTAAATTCGCGGCAATGAGTAGTTGACTGGCGGTAGGTTCGAGGAATGGGAAATCGTCGTCGTTAAACGTATCTTGGGCCGGGGCAGTTAATTCTGGGATTAGGGTACTGGCAACGGTGACCGTTAAACCGCCTTGGTTGGGAACCACCTGCCGATCGATGTTCAGGGGAATTTTTACTTCAGCCTCGGTCAAAATCCCTGTGGCGATCGCCTGTTCTTTCACCGCTAATTGCTTCACGTCAAGGGGCACTTCCACGGCATCGGCGGCCCCATTTTTCTGGGTGGCAACTTTATAGATGGCGGTTCCGGCGGCATTGGCGACCATCGGAAAACGGTACACCTCGGTATTATTGCCAATTTCGGCAGTTTGAGTTTGCCGTTGTTTATTGCCTTGGGCAAATTCCATTACCCCCTGCAATTGCGCTTCGATGTTTAAACGACCCTTAGAACCCGTCGTATTCGTCACCATTACGCCCCCCTCAAGGCGATCGCCCACCCGCGCAAATTGGGGTAACACAGGATTGGTGAGCAGGGGTTGGGTGGCGATAAAGGTTTCGTCGCCATTGCCAAAACGCATTTGATCATCCGTTGCCACCACGAGGACGCGCCAGGTGGTCAGGTCATCGGGCAGCGTGAAGGAGACAACCGCTTGACCGTTGCTGTCCGTTAAAACGGAACCATCATAAAAGGCGATCGCCTTAAAATCGGTGCGGGTGCGGGTATTTGCTAACGCAGAAGATTCACCACCGCCATAACCCCAACCTTTTGCTTCGGTCGAATCCATCGGCGCAATAGTCACATCGGGGCGATTGTCTGCCCAGCGGGTGGTGATCGGTTGATCGCGATAAATTTCAGCCAGCAGATCGGGGGGACGATAGCCCGTCAATTGCAAAATCGCTTCATTGACCACCATCACCGTTAACTGTCCGGCAACGGGTTGATCCCCTTGATCCTTGAGTTGCAGATTTAAGGTTTGTGCGTCACCGGGCATCACCTGATCCTGTTGCGGCTGAATGGCGACGGTTAATTTTTTCTCGGCGAGGCTGGTGCGGAAATCGTCAAAGCCAATGTTCATCAGCTTATCCACGCCATTTTTGTGGGCAGCTTCAATGGATTCCCCCCTATGAATTAAAACGGCTTCCACCGCAGCATTGGGCAACATCTCCGGCGTGACGGTAAATTGCACCTGGGGCGCGGCTCCGGTCACGGTTTGCTGGGTTTCGTACAGTACGCCATGGCGAATCACGGAAAAATACAGTTCTGCTTCGGGGTAGGGGGATTGAATTAACGCGGTTGCGGTGTCGCCAATTTTGTATTCATCTTTGTCGAGGGTGACTTCCACGCGGTTATTGTCGAAGCGATCGCCCCAATTAAACCAGCCTGCACCGCTGACCCAAATGAAACTATCGGTGGCGGCGGCATCGGGTTGCCCGCTAATGGTGGCATGGAGACGATAGGAACCACTGTCGGGGGCGGTTAATTCTACGGTTTGGGGTTTGGCAGCAGATTTAATAGTTTGGCTGGCGATCGCCTCGTATTCCACTTGGGGGCGTTTAACTTGAGATCCCTCGATAATTTGAGAAACTTCGCTGTAATTGACTTTTTGCAATTCTAATTTGACCGTTTGCCCCTCAAGTGTTTTCCCGTCGGGGCTGGTGACAATCACTTGGGTTTTAAAGGGTTTTTCCGCATCGGCAACAAAATCATGGTTGATCCCAATCAGGCGATCGCCGGGCAACGCGGTAAAGGTTTGGGTATTGGACACGGATAGATTCGCCGCATCGGTCACTTCTGTTTCCACACGATAGGTCACTGGATAGGGCAGATCCCGCGCCACGTCGATGGTTTGGGAACTTTGCCCACCATCGTTTAAGGTTTTTTGCGTTTGCAGGACATCGCTACTAATGGACGGCTCCGTTTCCGACCAATGCCACTGCCGCCCAAACTGAAATTCATCCCACCCCTCCGGTTGAAAATAACCGCGACTGCGGGTGACGTAATAATTCACCTTGCTATTGCTCACGGGCGCACCAAACAAATAATCGCTCTGGGTGGTGGCAGTCAGGCGATCGCCCATTTTGGCGAATTTTTGATCGAGCTTGAGATCCACTTTAAAATTCGGTGGACGGAATTCAGCCACTCGAAAATCCCCGTAAATATTCACCCCATTCGACGCTTCCGCACGCAGATAATAATTGCCTAAATCCTGGGTTTTCGGAACATCCCATTCCACCGTAAACGTGCCGTAGTGATTCGTTTGGAAGTTGCCTAAAGTGGTCTCTTTCCCCTCAGGATTACTGAGGATCACCTTGTAATTTTGGTTAATATCCTGCCGCAATTCCCCATTTTTTAAATAATAGGCAACCCCCGTAAAATAAGCCTTTTCACCCGGTTGATACAGTTGGTGATCGCTAAAAATTGTGCCCCGCCCTTGGGTTTCCCCATTATCCCAATCGGCATAAATCCCGTAACCGTAGGAACCGCTGTACTCATCGGTGCGCGTAAAAGCCCAGTCCGAATTTTCGCTGGCAATCACCAGCAATTGCGGCGCATATTCTTGACCCTGCACACATCTGCGCCAATCACGTCCCGTCACCAGCAAATTACCACTCCCATCAGTTCGCCCAGTAAAACAAGCTTGGGGATTGCCCTTCGTTTTTTGATCTAACTTCGACTGATAAATTTCGATCTGGGCATTAGAAACCGCCTCTCCCGTATCCAGATGGTGTACCCGCACGATGCCCGACTCCGGAAACCACTGGGCAAACACCCCCAAATTCGTGAGTTGCACCAAGCCATAATATTGCGGCGATCGCCACTGGGTTTGATTATTCTGATCCTTATAGGTATTGGTTTTTGCCGTAATCCCGTAAGCGAGTAAACCCGTATTCCCACCCAATTTTTCCCGAATCGGAATCGGTGTTTTCACCAACTGATTTTTCGGTTGTTTAATCGTAATACTTTCCCAATTGCTTTCGGACGGCACTAAATCGGTGCTGTTATTTTGCGGATAAGCCGTCGCCGCGTAAACCAAATCCGTCGGTTGCACCACCCGATAACCCGCCTGAAACTTGCTTTCAGGTAAATTAATCGTTTCAATATCAAGATTCAGATCCGTCCCCGCCGGAAAAATATTCAGATCCCGTTGCGCCCAAATATCCGCCGCCACATCACCGGGGTTGTAGGTAATGGTTTGATCCTTGCCGAGGGTTTGCCCGTATTGATCCTTGAGATTTTTGCCGATGGTAATCGTGTAATCAGTATTCGGTTGGAGTACCCACGGATTCAGATCCACCGTGCGGCTACCGGGATAGGTACGAACCGCGAGATCCTCACCCTCCGGTTTCGGACTAATCGTAATATTTTCCAAGGCAGAATCGGCATCTAAACCGTTATTAAAAACCAGTTGGGCGCTCCCTTTCACAAAGCGACCATAGGCTCCCCCTACGTCTGGTTGCCCGTAGAAAGCCATTTCTTCATATTGCAACGGCGCATAGATTTTAAAGACGGAGCGAAAGCTTTTTTCGGTGGGCAAATTGCCTTGGTCTGGGGCGATTCCCGGTTGAAATTCTAGGGTGTATTGACTTGCTTTCTGTAAAGGTTGACGAGGTTTAATAATGTATTGCCAGGTTTTTTCTGGATCGAATTGACCGTCTGCAATGGGATCTTCTGGAGGCGATTGAGGCGTAATAACCGCTTTGACTCTACTCTGACTGCTGACAAAAACAGTATGTTGCTTCAGGGAATCGAGGTCGAGTCGGGTGTTGCTAGTCACTGTGCTTTCTTCCTCAAGACCCAAGGGTTCTGCCTCTTCGGGCAAGGTACCGACAACCCCAGGTAAATTACTGAGGCGGATTTGGGGCGTTTGGAATGTCCAAGCTAAATCTTCCGTGAGTTGATTATTTTCGAGATCCCCTAAACCGGATTTGAGAGTGACTTGGAAACGGGTGGCTTTGGGCAGGGGTTGGTCGGCTTGAAAACCAATCATTTGGGGGGTAAGAAAGCGAAATTGTCCAGAAATGGCGGGAATCAGCTCAATCTTTTGGAGGAGGGCCGTTTCTTCGGGGCTTTCGAGTTGGGCAACGGGAATCAGGGGATGTTTAAACAGAATCCTGATTTGGGCGAGATCGGCGGCTTCTCCGGTGGGGCTAATTTCGGTGATCCAGTCGGATAGTTCTGGTAAAGGGAGCGCGGCAACGGTGGGAAAGGGCGCGGCTTGGTTGGTGACCTGGCTGATTTGGAGGATTTGTTGGCACCCAGATAATCCGGCGATCGCCAACAGACAGCTTAAACAGGCCAGTAAGAGAAATTTAACAAAGCGACGTGGAAACCCCATACAATGCCCTCTGATTCTCTCTTCTGTGATAACGAATCCCCCTGGCAATAAACGATTTTTTGTATATTTCTTAAAAACGACAAAGATATTAATTCGCGACGAAATTGTGGCGATCGCCGGGGGAGCCATTGGGTAAAATGACGCAATCTTGATGAAAAAGTCGGCTGCTCTGCAAATATCCCCTAAAATGGCGGACAAATTGTGAGCAAATGGGCTTGATAACGATGATTCCTCCGGGAATGGATTGGCGATCGCCCCGTAGCTTTTCCCTACCGATGCCATGGCACCTCTTTTTGTTGATTCCCTCAAACAGCAGTTCCACATCTGGTTTACCCAGCAGCAGGCAACCACGGAAGAAGCTGCCGACTTGGTAGAACTCCCCGATACCCTGTCCCTCCAGTTGGCGCGTCAACTGGAAACCCTGGCGAGTCCAGAGGTCTATTGTGCGCCTGTCAAAGCCTCCATTACCGAGGCCATTGAAACTTGGCAGACGAATTTGGAAGCCCCCAATAGTTTTGTGCTTCTGGGCAATCCCGTGGAGCCGCTCCCCAAAATTTTGAGTGAGAGTATCCCCCGCCAAACTTTTCCTGATCTGGAAATCCTCACTCCCCTGGATTGTCTACAGCGCCCCCTCCACCCCAGACACATTAGCCAACAGATCCAAAAAGCCCTAGAACTTTATCCCCAGATTGATCTCAGCCCAGGCGATCGCCAAGATCAGCCAACCGTGAATCAACTAGAACAACGACAAACCCTGGTGATTATTCCCTGTCTGGAGCAATGTTTTCTCCGGTGTATTGGCGGTTGGGAAGGCATTGAGACCCTCCGGGATATCACCATTCAAAATCGCCACTGTTTCTGGATCATGAGTTGTAACCATTGGGCCTGGGACTTTCTGGATTTTGTGGGACAAATTAGCGCCTATTTTAGCCATGTGGACACCCTGCCTAAGTTAAAAGGGGAAATGCTCCAGACTTGGTTAGAACCCATTGCCCAGGTGGTTTTGCCACCCCCCCCTAGTGTCCCCGACGACCCGCCAGAGGATACGACTAAATCAGATTCTCCTAAAGGCGAGCGTCTCGATGATTGGCAAAATCTT
It encodes the following:
- a CDS encoding Ig-like domain-containing alpha-2-macroglobulin family protein, which gives rise to MGFPRRFVKFLLLACLSCLLAIAGLSGCQQILQISQVTNQAAPFPTVAALPLPELSDWITEISPTGEAADLAQIRILFKHPLIPVAQLESPEETALLQKIELIPAISGQFRFLTPQMIGFQADQPLPKATRFQVTLKSGLGDLENNQLTEDLAWTFQTPQIRLSNLPGVVGTLPEEAEPLGLEEESTVTSNTRLDLDSLKQHTVFVSSQSRVKAVITPQSPPEDPIADGQFDPEKTWQYIIKPRQPLQKASQYTLEFQPGIAPDQGNLPTEKSFRSVFKIYAPLQYEEMAFYGQPDVGGAYGRFVKGSAQLVFNNGLDADSALENITISPKPEGEDLAVRTYPGSRTVDLNPWVLQPNTDYTITIGKNLKDQYGQTLGKDQTITYNPGDVAADIWAQRDLNIFPAGTDLNLDIETINLPESKFQAGYRVVQPTDLVYAATAYPQNNSTDLVPSESNWESITIKQPKNQLVKTPIPIREKLGGNTGLLAYGITAKTNTYKDQNNQTQWRSPQYYGLVQLTNLGVFAQWFPESGIVRVHHLDTGEAVSNAQIEIYQSKLDQKTKGNPQACFTGRTDGSGNLLVTGRDWRRCVQGQEYAPQLLVIASENSDWAFTRTDEYSGSYGYGIYADWDNGETQGRGTIFSDHQLYQPGEKAYFTGVAYYLKNGELRQDINQNYKVILSNPEGKETTLGNFQTNHYGTFTVEWDVPKTQDLGNYYLRAEASNGVNIYGDFRVAEFRPPNFKVDLKLDQKFAKMGDRLTATTQSDYLFGAPVSNSKVNYYVTRSRGYFQPEGWDEFQFGRQWHWSETEPSISSDVLQTQKTLNDGGQSSQTIDVARDLPYPVTYRVETEVTDAANLSVSNTQTFTALPGDRLIGINHDFVADAEKPFKTQVIVTSPDGKTLEGQTVKLELQKVNYSEVSQIIEGSQVKRPQVEYEAIASQTIKSAAKPQTVELTAPDSGSYRLHATISGQPDAAATDSFIWVSGAGWFNWGDRFDNNRVEVTLDKDEYKIGDTATALIQSPYPEAELYFSVIRHGVLYETQQTVTGAAPQVQFTVTPEMLPNAAVEAVLIHRGESIEAAHKNGVDKLMNIGFDDFRTSLAEKKLTVAIQPQQDQVMPGDAQTLNLQLKDQGDQPVAGQLTVMVVNEAILQLTGYRPPDLLAEIYRDQPITTRWADNRPDVTIAPMDSTEAKGWGYGGGESSALANTRTRTDFKAIAFYDGSVLTDSNGQAVVSFTLPDDLTTWRVLVVATDDQMRFGNGDETFIATQPLLTNPVLPQFARVGDRLEGGVMVTNTTGSKGRLNIEAQLQGVMEFAQGNKQRQTQTAEIGNNTEVYRFPMVANAAGTAIYKVATQKNGAADAVEVPLDVKQLAVKEQAIATGILTEAEVKIPLNIDRQVVPNQGGLTVTVASTLIPELTAPAQDTFNDDDFPFLEPTASQLLIAANLEILKQRYSQASENFDIQAEASQALTHLSQLQLASGGFATFPGDDTSDPYVTPYAAEAIALAQQTGLSIDENLVSKLKKYLDQTLANPSQFSECSTTNCKNTVRLETLLALDQLGDVRGDFAATLYDAREEFDTVGKIKLARHLSQLLDWQIQAQELADEINELIYQTGRTAQINLPQRWFWYHSNTTAQSQALRLFAEIKQTPATLSQVLQGLLDQRRDGTWQTSYDNAQALTALTAYSATESIPPSLSGAIKLDRKQLGEFNFQGYENPSATVDVPMQDLPKGNRDLIIQKDGDGKLHYLSEFNYRLPGSQPGKLNGLRITRYIRPANQTEVARKYGLYDLKEPFSVEAGQVFDIGLEVITDHPVNHVLISDPLPAGFEAIDTDFQTATTYYQPQQDAWQLSYQKVYKDKVVAYGDRLNAGVYNLHYLVRAITPGSFDYPGAEVSLQYNAETFGRSTSSTLEVN